AAACTCCAATCCCATACTCATTACTCCGTCCTTTACAGCTCGTAAAAATCTTAGAATCAGGACTAAAACTCAAAGCTCCAGCACTATAACTCTTAACCTGATTATCATGACTCACCTGAAACTTATACCTCAGGTCTCCAGAAGAAGAGCTAAACAAACCCATTCCTCCATCTCCTCTTCCTAATCTCTCACAAGCAGAGAGTACAATGTTACCAGAATCAACCCAACCCACATCGTTCACTCTCTGGTAATCAAGATTAATAGTAGGATGCTCCTCAAGCATCCAATCAAACACATGGACGACACTTCCATGAGCAACGCAGCATCCTCCATCAGGACCAGCTCTAATCGCCGTTCCATCTCCCGGAGCTATCCCTGTGACGGAACGAGAGAGATGGAGTCTGTTTCCGTCGAAAGGTCCCCACTTTGCGGTTCGCAAGTGGTCGATTAAGCCGTAGAACATTGCTTCTTTATGAAGGAGACGCTCCGAGATATTGGGTGGGATGTTTAAGTCACCAGTTCGGAGAAGGTCGAGAAGAACGGCGAAGCAATCTGGGTTCCGATCGATGAAAAGatcgtttttttcttcatcgtcatcatcattgGGTAGTGAAAGATTCCAATTTTCGTCGAACAATGCTCCGAAGAAAGAACTGCGACCAGCGTTGGCGAGCGTCGTTGACGTCGTTTCGAAGATTCTGCCACCAACGTTGAATCTGATCTTGTCCTTTGATAAACCCATTAATGACGAGCTTTAAATCCCGTGGAAGCTGGAGGAATTTGTGAGAATCAAATTGTCTGGATGATAACAGAAGACATGAGAACGTTTCAAACTAAAGGATTGAGATGTTTGAAGATTCGATCGGAGTCGATTCTGGGAAAGGATAAGATGATGAAATTTGATTATACgatattaatcaatttaattcgATGATCTGCacagtttaaagaagaagaaaaaaagagattccCAGAGgaaattttttatctttctcgAACATTTTTTTCCGTTAGAACATGGTGAGAGAATTGAGAAACTGTGGAAATTGCATCACATCAGAACCGTCCGATGGTTTTAGATATTGTCGTCTATCCAACGCTCGAGATATTTCGTATACCGTGGTCCGTGACAACGTTCCCTAAGCCCATCTCTATATTGGCCCATTAGTTGGGTCATATAAGCCCCAAAGAATTTTAAGGAAAAATGTCGTTAAAATCCtacatttttgttgatttaaaacCAGAACTCtgtttttggaagaaaaaaatactaattatttattgatttccAAATAAATCGCAAACTCTAGTTGACTTAGCTTTTTGAGGCACAACATTAAGTAATCAAACGAAAAAATTAAACGGGGTTAATTATCTGTTAACGAGATCCGTTAATAGCAAAACAATGCTGTTTGTAACACTCTAAAACCCCCAAATTAAGAAATCGATTCTCATCCCCAATTCATAAACCTTAATCGATCtcaatttatcttttcttcttcaatttatcttttcttcttcgatttctcttttcttcttcgagttAACGAGATGAGTTATAGCTCAGAGACATCAGTGGTAGCTTCGTTCGACCGTGGAGTGTCATTGAAGGGTGTTTGTGGAGCCGATGTAACGATCTTTACATCGAGAACTGAAGAGAATCCTGGTCAACCGTTCTTCCGGTGTATAACAAAAAGAGATCTGGAATCTTCTTGGCATCGAAGATATCATGTTCAATTAGGGTTAGAtcgtttagggtttatgaaatagggaaattgagaatcgatttctcaatttgGGGGTTTTAGGGTGTTACAAACAGCATTGTTTTGCTATTAACGGATCTCGTTAATAGATAATTAATCCCGTTTAATTTTTTCGTTTGATTACTTAATATTGTGCCTCAAAAAGCTAAATCAACTAGAGTTTGCGATTTATTTGGAAATCAAcaaataattagtatttttttcctccaaaaacaGAGTTGGAgttttaaatcaacgaaaatgtagaTTTcaggattttaatgacattttttccgATTATCAATAACATATTCACATGATATATACTCGTCTTCCAGTTCCAAGACACATTTGGAAGAAGGCGAAACAAACTCACACTTTTCTTACATACTGACAGTTGTTTCCTTTGTAATGTTGTACTTTATTTTACTGAACGGACcgtacaatttttaaaaattctttttgGCAGAAGCCACACAGTCATGATAACTAAGACGAATCGACAACAACACAAGTAGTCAAGTACACAAACAGAACATTAGTTTAACATTGATCAGAGTTCTGATATATTCTCATAGTGTAATTAAAACACCATATCATCACATGACATgctaaactaaactaaacaaCATCCCTCATAGAGCGAATCCAATCAATTTGACCAAAAGTAACATAAACGGAATACGTCAATGATTTAACGTGACTCAGGGGGGTGATTAACGGAGGAATAAACGGAGTTTGTTACACAAAGATACTATCTCATCATCTCCAGTCAAACAAACTCTGAATGACATTAAtgtcctttctctctctttctttcttttttgggtatattttttcttttgctttatagcagagagagagagagagagggatccaaaacgcagcgtttcctTGCAGAGAGATCAGTCGGTCGGAAAGCGCTACCTTTTTGTTTGCCTAGAGAGAATTTGTTCGTTTCTTTTTTACTCTCTCCGACAAACCCACGAGAGAAAGAGGCAAGCAGGACAATAGAATCGTCCATGGAAAACTCTGGTGTCGACGAAACTGAGGTTTTCTACGCGGTGGAAAAGAGCACGGCCAATACAGAGAAGAGCGAGAAAGTGGAGCCGGAGAAGGAGCTTGATAACGGAATGAGTCAACTCAGAGACGACGACGAATCACTTGGGACTATTGGTGAGGATATGTACGATTTACATGATGATGCTGTGCGACAAACCCTAGACAAGGATCAGGTTGAAGGTAACGGTTTAGTTCTGTTTCGCGAATAATTctctgtttatattttttttaattttaattcaaagggtttttaattttgacgGAAATGGTGTTTTGTGTTTATCAGGTGTTCGTGAAAATTCTTCTGTGGAACCAAATGGTGAAGATGTAAGAGATGACGTTAAGGTGAGTTTGCTGGTGACTCTTCTTACTGTAAAgtttcatccttttttttttattgctgaCTACTAAGAACTTAGATTCTCTCATCGACATCAATTCTGCTGGAAAtcatattacataatattatCAAATCACTTCAGTGTGCTCTTTGTTACTCGTTTAGCGACTTTACAATTACGTAGGAGTTATTATTATGCTTTAACCTTTGGTTCAGATCAATCTATATACAAGTATATGCGTAGAGGGGTCATATAATCTGTATCAGTTACAACTTAATTGTGTCTGATTTATTAGATGATTTTTGAGCACAAGAATCACTTTTTGTCAAGGCATTACATTtgactgcttttttttttgtatcacatTGCCAGGAGATGGATAGCGTCAAGGAAACTGTAGTCAGTGCCATTGTTCCGGTTGATGAAGTAGAAGTAGACCGTGAGGTAGAAGCATCTCCTTGTCTGACTGCATCGTCAGATTCTTTGACGGTGAAGCCATCTCTATCTTCGGATCCTGCCTCAGCTGCAAAAGGTTTATCACTGGTTTCAATTCCAACTAAACAAGAGCAAAGATCTGATTCTCCGGTGGTTAACAGATTGTCAGTTTCTCCCGTTCCGAGGACACCTGCTCGTGATGGTTACAATTGGAGAAAATATGGACAGAAGCAGGTTAAGAGTCCCAAGGGCTCACGGAGCTACTACAGGTGTACGTATTCTGAATGTTTtgctaaaaaaattgaatgctCCAATGATTCAGGCAAAGTGGTAGAGATTGTTAACAAAGGTTTGCATAGTCATGAACCTCCCAGGAAGAATAGCTTCTCCCCTAGAGAAATTAGAGTTGCTTCAGCTATCCGGCCTATTTCAGAGAATAATGCAGTAGTAAAAGAGCCAACAATAGTCCCTAACGGTTCAGATCCGGCTGCTTCTACTAGAGAAAACATCTGTGAGCCGCAAACATTCGTTGAACGGAAGAGACATTGTGGGAACGAAGCTGTGGACGAACCAGAGGCAAAACGAAGGCAAGTTTGTAGAATTTTTGGATTTCTTTGCCTATTCTTCACTTTGAAAGATgaaattaatagaatttattttttgggtGTGTTTCAGACTGAAAAAAGAGAACTCACAAAGTTCAGATTCTGTCTCCAAACCtggcaagaaaaataaattcgTAGTACACGCAGCTGGTGATGTTGGGATCTGCGGTGATGGATACAGATGGCGTAAATACGGGCAGAAAATGGTGAAAGGAAATCCTCATCCAAGGTAGATAACGCATTACCCATTTCTTTGTTCACggatgagtttttttcttttcaatactCAGTGATGATTGATCTGTGCTGCTATGTTCCAAACATTCAGGAACTACTACCGATGTACTTCTGCGGGATGTCCTGTTCGTAAACACATTGAGACAGCAGTAGAGAACACAACAGCTGTAATAATCACATACAAAGGAGTACACAACCACGACATGCCGGTGCCAAAGAAACGCCACGGTCCTCCTAGCTCAATGCTCGTGGCTGCAGCCGCTCCAACGTCAATGAGAACGAGGACAGACGATCAGGTAAACATCCCCACTTCAAGCCAGTGCTCGGGGGGACGAGaaagtgagaaaaagaaaagcagtGAAGCAGTGGATGTTGGTGGGGAGAAAGTGATGGAATCAGCTCGGACTTTGTTGAGCATTGGTTTCGAAATCAAGCAATGCTGATTAATGATTATATGTAATTTTAGAGAGTTCATCGACTCAATTTTTCGCCTCctagtttttgttatatataaataataaagttACCATGACGATatcaataattattagtattggTTTGGTTGAAATATTGTTCCATTACCAACTCAAACACATTTACATGTCTCTGTGTAATGATATGATTACAGTATTATTAATCTTGGTAATAAAGCGATAATTTTAGTGGACGTGACTCTGATTCGTCTAGAGGGTCTTCTGAAACATCAAAACGTGGACTAAAAGAGGGCAAAACCCTTTCTCTCTACTCTGTGTAAACCCTAGTCTGTTCGTGCTTCTCCGATGGCGAGCCTTCGATGCTTTCGCGAGCTGAGCCGCCGTTCTAAGGCGGTTTTCTCCATCAACCAGACGCGATCGATATCTTCATTTCCTGGGATCAAGCCGTACGAGACCAGCATTTCTCATGGGATCGTAGTTCCGAATCGATCTCTCATTAGGGATTTGCCATGGTACAGTCTTCGGTATTGCTCCCAAGGTCGTTGTTACTCTTCGAACACAAAAGATACTGATGGTGGTGAAGAAAGCAGTGAAggagaggatgatgaggatgaggatgatgatgatgatgaggattcGGCGGAGATGGAAGAAGTAGAAAGGGAATATTCACCGGCTGAGAAAGTGGAAGAGGCGGCTGAGATAGGTTACAAAGTGATGGGTCCTCTCAAACCTTCGGAGAGACTCTTCAAACCCTACGAACCTGTGTTTGCCATTGTTCAGGTTTCGTCTCTGCTCTCTCAATAAATCGTTTAGTTCCATTTCACACTCTCACTCACTGATGTTTCTATGTTTATTAATCTCCTCTAGATCGGTTCGCATCAGTTTAAAGTAAGCAACGGAGACTCCATTTTCACTGAGAAATTGAAATTCTGTGACATAAATGATAAGGTATACTAGCTTCTGCTCTTTTTCATGAATATTTGATATTCGTCTCTCCAAACTGCAAGACTTTACTGTACCTCCTCATAAGAAAGAAGAGCATTTGCTTTCGAATTGAGGATTTGCAATTGTTGCTAAAGCTTATCTCTTTATGTTCCTTTGCAGTTGGAACTGACCAAGGTTCTTCTATTGGGCTCGGCAGGCCAGACGATTATTGGTAGGCCTATCTTGCCAGATGCGACTGTTCATGCTGTAGTTGAAGAGCATGTAAGTGTCTCATTTATTTGTCTGGTGTTTTGTAATACTAGTGCGGCTGTTCTTAAGAGAAATTAGGAAATCCGAGGACTGAGataaaactaaatcaaatcATCTGCTTATAAGAGTATGAAATTCTTGCAAGAATATATATGGACAACAAGTTAGTAGATTAGTGTTCATCTATCTCCACATCATCTGAATGTCTTGATATAAAATGGGCGTGGAATGTAGAAGGATTTACTCATATACCAGCATTCTGGTTTCTTTTCCTGTACTTAACTAGTTGTTCCTTGACGAGTGACGCAGGCATTGGATGAAAAAGTGCTCATTTTtaagaagaaacgaagaaagaaTTATAGGAGAACAAGAGGACATCGACAGGTATACTTTGTTGTAGCGTTCTTGTTTAGacattgtgtttgttttatcaTTGCCTTCTTCTAGTTGTTTTTTGACCATTCAACACTTATGACCAGGAATTGACGAAGTTGAGAATAACCGATATACAAGGAATTGAGAAACCAGAACCAAAGATTGTCCATAAGCCCTCCAAGGAAGCAGTTACAGAACAATCGAAGGCTGAGCTAGTTGCTTAGAGATAAAAatgttgcttctttttctttttagctgGTGCCGATACATTTGAAGTAAGTTCATCTATCACTTGCTGTTCGCTAAAGTCGTTGAAAGTATGAAAAGGCCTTCTTGGTAGTTAGGATATGAAACGTGATTGCCTTTCATTATCTTGTTCCGCTGTTTGATTTTGCTCTTCATTTGTATTTAAACTGGCTCAGGCTTTTGGGAGCTCTTTggtgcttcttttttttgaaataaaagatttgCGGAAACATCTCTCTCCTTCACTCCTTGTCTACTCATGATTTGTAATGTACCTGTGGTataagttatgtttttttttggtgttcgCGGGCATCTCTCTTATCATTAATTTACTTTATCTATATATGCCAATCTCAGTCACAGATAGAAAACTAGGTGGTAAAATTGGTAATAAATGTAAGTTACATTACATTCAAACTCTAGATTTGTTCCACTGTGTGTGACTATTGgttcataataaaaaaaaacctattacACAAAAACCATTGTCATGAACCAAATTGTTTTGGGCTTTTCTAAATAGCCTTTGGGCTttgggtcgggtcgggtcggataAGACGAAATAGTGAGTCAAGTAAAAGAATAATCATCGtcaacaagaaagagagagatgatagGAGGAGGACACGGCGGCTTCTTCTCCTTATAAATATAAGAAGCTCAGTGCTCTTCTCAAATGGCCGTCACTCTAGTTACGTCTCtcgcttcctcttcttctcgcTTCCCTTTCcgctccttctcctcctcctctccgtCGTCTCTCTCCTCGTGCTTCGTCCGATTCCAGTTGCCGTCTCGTCTTAGACTCGCTTTCACCGTCACGCCTCTCTACTCTTCTTCTAGAGCCATGGCTCATACAATCGCACAAGCTACTCTCGGCCTCACTCATGCCAACTCAGTCGATCATCCTAAGGTTTGTTCCTGATCGCTTATGGCAGCATCCTTCGATTTTGCTATTTATGTGTTTCAAAACTCGATTCTAGTCACTTGCTTTGTACATCTTTTGTATTGATCTGATTGTTTTACTCGTAGTTCCAGAGATTTGTTTGATCAGATTTCGTAATCGATTGTGGTCAATCATAGAATAGTCAGAGATTTGTAATCAGTCGATCATGGTCAAGCATAGAATAGTCAGAGATTAGCTTCTGAGTTTGACTTTTATGTGGTTTCTGTATCAGATCTCATTTTCCGGGAAGGAGATAGACGTGACTGAATGGAAAGGTGATATACTCGCTGTTGGGGTGACGGAGAAAGATATGACTAAGGATGCCAACTCCAAGTTCGAAAACCCGATACTGAAGAAGCTTGATGCTCACTTGGGTGGACTTCTTGCTGATGTCTCTTCTGAGGAAGATTTCTCCGGGAAACCTGGCCAGTCAACAGTACTTAGGCTTCCGGGTCTCGGGTCAAAGCGGGTCGGTTTGATTGGTCTTGGAAAATCTGCTTCATCTCCTTCGGCTTTTCAGAGTCTAGGTGAGGCTGTTGCTGCAGCTGCTAAAGCTTCTCAAGCTAGCAGTGTTGCTGTTGTTCTCGCCTCCTCTGAGACTGTTTCTAATGAATCCAAGCTCAGTTCTGCTTCAGCCATAGCTTCAggtgtttgttttttattttgttgttatagttgtttcttttattagtaCTTGTGAAGGGTTAGTTTCATTAACGTTTTTGAACTGAATCTTTTTGTGGTTACTTTTTTCAGGTACTGTACTCGGTTTGTTTGAAGACTGCAGATATAAGTCTGAGTCAAAGAAACCATCTCTCAAATCTGTGGATATCATTGGCTTTGGCACTGGACCTGAGCTAGAGAAGAAGCTTAAGTATGCTGAAGATGTTTCTTATGGTGTAATTTTCGGGAAGGAACTCGTCAATTCTCCAGCCAATGTTCTCACTCCTGGTTTGGCTTGTTTCTTGAGTATCAGTATTTagatttttcttataatatgaGGATCATGTACATTAAAGTTTAATACGAACATTGGTCTTTAATCTGCTGCGACGTTGTATTTTACAGCTGTACTAGCTGAGGAGGCCTCAAAACTGGCTTCCATGTACAGTGATGTCATGACTGCAAACATCTTGAACGAGGAGCAATGCAAAGAGTTGAAGATGGGTTCATATCTCGCTGTTGCTGCTGCGTCAGCTAATCCACCTCATTTCATCCACCTGGTCTACAAACCTTCTAGTGGCCCTGTCAAGACCAAACTTGCTATTGTTGGAAAAGGATTGACATTTGACAGGTAATCTTCAGAGCAGTTGTCTTATTTTTGCCGTATCAATCTCTTTTCCTTTAATTTCTTATTGGTTATTGACCATATGGTTTTTGTTCACAGCGGTGGCTACAACATTAAGACCGGTCCTGGCTGCTTAATTGAGCTCATGAAATTCGATATGGGAGGTTCCGCCGCTGTTCTTGGCGCTGCAAAAGCCATCGGTCAAATTAAGCCTCCTGGTGTTGAGGTAAGTTTATCAGAAGAAAACTTGAGTTTAGATTTAAGTGAATGTACCTAAAAAATGCTTCTTTGCACAATCAGGTGCACTTCATTGTCGCAGCCTGTGAGAATATGATAAGTGGTACCGGAATGAGACCTGGAGATATCATAACAGCCTCAAACGGAAAGACAATTGAGGTATCATAACACTGTTCCCTAAATGCGTTCAACTTCAAAAGGTCCGAGCTTTCTGTTGTTTTCTCTTATTCCAAACTAATTGATGGCAGTATTGTACAGGTCAACAACACAGATGCCGAAGGTCGACTGACACTTGCTGATGCTCTAGTTTATGCTTGCAACCAAGGTGTCGATAAGGTATTGTTTGAAAGATTCCTCCACTAATCTGTACATAGAAGCAAGACGAGGATAATTCAAATATtctttctgttgtttttttccCTTAACTTGTGTAGTATATGCTTGCAGGTTGTTGACCTTGCNTCAGAGCAGTTGTCTTATTTTTGCCGTATCAATCTCTTTTCCTTTAATTTCTTATTGGTTATTGACCATATGGTTTTTGTTCACAGCGGTGGCTACAACATTAAGACCGGTCCTGGCTGCTTAATTGAGCTCATGAAATTCGATATGGGAGGTTCCGCCGCTGTTCTTGGCGCTGCAAAAGCCATCGGTCAAATTAAGCCTCCTGGTGTTGAGGTAAGTTTATCAGAAGAAAACTTGAGTTTAGATTTAAGTGAATGTACCTAAAAAATGCTTCTTTGCACAATCAGGTGCACTTCATTGTCGCAGCCTGTGAGAATATGATAAGTGGTACCGGAATGAGACCTGGAGATATCATAACAGCCTCAAACGGAAAGACAATTGAGGTATCATAACACTGTTCCCTAAATGCGTTCAACTTCAAAAGGTCCGAGCTTTCTGTTGTTTTCTCTTATTCCAAACTAATTGATGGCAGTATTGTACAGGTCAACAACACAGATGCCGAAGGTCGACTGACACTTGCTGATGCTCTAGTTTATGCTTGCAACCAAGGTGTCGATAAGGTATTGTTTGAAAGATTCCTCCACTAATCTGTACATAGAAGCAAGACGAGGATAATTCAAATATtctttctgttgtttttttccCTTAACTTGTGTAGTATATGCTTGCAGGTTGTTGACCTTGCAACGTTAACTGGGGCTTGTATTATTGCCCTTGGAACATCAATGGCAGGTACATAGGGTTGTGTTAAAAGTAAACAGCATAACATTGACTCATGATGGTTAAATATCGGTTTGGATCTTTGTTTTGTGCAGCCATATATACATCTAGTGATGAGCTTGCAAAAGAGGTGATTGCTGCATCAGAGAGGAGTGGAGAGAAGCTATGGAGGATGCCGATGGAAGAGAGTTACTGGGAGATGATGAAATCAGGTGTTGCAGATATGGTTAACACGGGAGGTCGTGCTGGTGGATCGATCACCGCAGCTCTCTTCTTGAAACAGgtgaaaataagataaagagTAGAAACAATAGAACACACTTCAAAGAACTTAAGTTATTGCTTTCTAACAAAGAACCGGATTCGGTGAAAAATGGTTGCAGTTTGTGGACGAGAAGGTGGAGTGGATGCACATAGATATGGCTGGACCGGTGTGgaacgagaagaagaaaactgcaACTGGGTTTGGAGTTGCGACGCTAGTTGAGTGGGTTCAGaacaattcttcttcttaaatGAAACCTGGTGACTTTATGGTACTCTGAGTGGTttatgaaaaacaaataaaatacagtattaaCATATCAGAGGTTCAATAAAGGGGTTTTGGTTTACTTCTGTAAATTCTGTGATGTCCGAGCATAAATGagtttattatatcaaataattaggtaacctatcaaataatctACAAATTCCTTCAGTCTTTTTGTAGTGAATTCATATAATcaagttaaatatataaattacacGTACAGTTTTAGATTAGACTATAACACTCACTTTTGCTTTAAGATTGttggtttttttagttaataGCATCGTTTTCGTAGAATCAGTAATGAAATAATTAAGCCCTATTTTTAAGCTTCTTGTTGTGCATcacaatagaaacaaaaacaacaacaaaaatattcttatttataagttttagcTCAAAATCAATAAGACTCCGAGAAAAACAGAGCTCATTTCCACAACAATCAACATTTTTCAAAGCTTTAGCAAGACAGGATATGTGTTCTAGCTTTCCTCTTGAGCAGGAGCAGAAGCAGGAAGAGTAGGTTCAAGCATTCTTACAGAACGAGGAAGCATAAACTCAGCAAACATAGGGTAGTGAGATGAAGGATACAAGTCGTCGATCTTATCATTTACCACCTCACACATTACAGGAACTATAGATCTACCTCTGTAAAGTATCCAATCCGTNAACAGCCTCAAACGGAAAGACAATTGAGGTATCATAACACTGTTCCCTAAATGCGTTCAACTTCAAAAGGTCCGAGCTTTCTGTTGTTTTCTCTTATTCCAAACTAATTGATGGCAGTATTGTACAGGTCAACAACACAGATGCCGAAGGTCGACTGACACTTGCTGATGCTCTAGTTTATGCTTGCAACCAAGGTGTCGATAAGGTATTGTTTGAAAGATTCCTCCACTAATCTGTACATAGAAGCAAGACGAGGATAATTCAAATATtctttctgttgtttttttccCTTAACTTGTGTAGTATATGCTTGCAGGTTGTTGACCTTGCAACGTTAACTGGGGCTTGTATTATTGCCCTTGGAACATCAATGGCAGGTACATAGGGTTGTGTTAAAAGTAAACAGCATAACATTGACTCATGATGGTTAAATATCGGTTTGGATCTTTGTTTTGTGCAGCCATATATACATCTAGTGATGAGCTTGCAAAAGAGGTGATTGCTGCATCAGAGAGGAGTGGAGAGAAGCTATGGAGGATGCCGATGGAAGAGAGTTACTGGGAGATGATGAAATCAGGTGTTGCAGATATGGTTANAACCGTTCCCTGCTTGTCACCTGAACAAAGGACCAAGATGTTGTGATATAGAAGCTTTGGAGATGAATGATTATAATGACTCATGCGAGGGTGGAATGTTTCATACCTTTGAATTCATGATATGTTCTTATGAGAGCAGTGTTTTTTCTTACTCGTGCACTTGGCCATGCGTCTCTCATATCCCCTACTACACCGTGCTCTCTGCAAGTTGAATCAATCCCCAACACCCATTTATCAGCAGTTAAATAAGGATAATGTATATGCTTTGATTTGAAACTAGTTGATCAGTGTGTAGAATAGTTTAGCCATTACTGCATTGCATAGGAACCCTGAGAGGATATGAGATTAGTAAAAAGGCAAAATCTTGTCAAAAGTGATATTAAGGTACCTAGATCTGCCCACGAGAAATCTCCCAGTGGTTGATTCTTTCTGTGTGTTGAATCCTCCACAGTACACAACTGGCAAAGTGGGAGGTAATGATGCTATATGTTGCCATGTGAGTAAAGCACTGCGCCTACGGGCACGAGGGCTGATTTTATCCAAGTTTGTGTTGACTATCTGAAACGAAAAACCCGGCGGCTCTGCTCCTTTCAGTTGAAATGTGTAGGCAGCTTGTCAAAGAAACCAAGATACTGATATATAGGATTTAAAGGACAAAAACATCAAACCCATACACTAGTCTAATTACAGTTTTAGCTAAAATCAACCCAACGAGTAATCAGGATATGGCCCATGTCGCTATACAAGGAACTACAGAACCCCATGCAGTGCTTCCAGGGACTGAGGGAGACTCTGACAACCAAAAAGTTCCACCCTCTAGCAGCTCTACCTTTAATTAGCATAGAGTATAGTATTAGTCAGAGAAAAACACTCAAGAAGGTTTTAACCTTTTTGTTATATCAATCGAATGAATACTTTTTCCTTGTTGTAGAAGATGGTGCAGTGTTCATCATTAGCATCCTGAGGCCCTTTTCTTGATATGCCAAACTGATCATACGCTGCAAGCAAAGAGTACAAACATCTCTTTAAGTCCAAGGAAACAATGCAAACTGATGTATTACTAATTAAGGCATGTGACACTAGAAGCTAGCTCCTTGGTTCACTGTAACAAAAACCAGATAAAAAAATGCCACCATCATCTCAAAGAAAGTGCTGTGAGCAAGTGAAAATATGCATACCATAACCACACAACAGACACATCAATCAAGGATTCAAGTGCAATAGACTCTGGTTTCTGTAGACACTAACTTGAACTAGATGCAAAAAAGGATACAGATTTAACCAATACCACCATAGACTAAAAATAGAATTGAATCTAGATCTCACCAGTATCACATTGTAAATTGAGAACAACAAAGAGTAGTACATGATCGATATCAAGATTCACACTGGTCTGTGAACTTTAACAAGTAGCAGATATAAATAGTCTGATAAACTACCACATACAAACAGAGTTCAATGTTCAATTACATCTAACTCAATAGTATTGTACCTGGCAAGCCCTGCTGAAGATAATCCAGCTGCGACTGAACACctaaaca
The sequence above is a segment of the Camelina sativa cultivar DH55 chromosome 10, Cs, whole genome shotgun sequence genome. Coding sequences within it:
- the LOC104720045 gene encoding uncharacterized protein LOC104720045, which produces MTVSLSVMTFNLHDDQPEESPNSWLKRKDLCLSVITSYSPIVLCTQQGVQSQLDYLQQGLPAYDQFGISRKGPQDANDEHCTIFYNKEKVELLEGGTFWLSESPSVPGSTAWGSVVPCIATWATFQLKGAEPPGFSFQIVNTNLDKISPRARRRSALLTWQHIASLPPTLPVVYCGGFNTQKESTTGRFLVGRSREHGVVGDMRDAWPSARVRKNTALIRTYHEFKGDKQGTVXTISATPDFIISHVMIPQLSFRLRLXTDWILYRGRSIVPVMCEVVNDKIDDLYPSSHYPMFAEFMLPRSVRMLEPTLPASAPAQEES